A section of the Pseudomonas sp. FP453 genome encodes:
- a CDS encoding NAD(P)H-dependent oxidoreductase → MPHRILVILGHPATTSFCAALADTYTRSAKSAGHEVRVLRLGELDFDPILHNGYSQIQALEPDLLSAQADILWATHLTFVFPIWWGGTPALLKGFIDRIFLPGFAFKYRSGKAFPDKLLAGRTAHLLVALDTPPWYYRWIYRMPGVHQMRTATLAFCGIKPTQTLLFGPVLGSTTARREKWLKQASALAGKGSFHVHRQSRATVRHDHQGDSSL, encoded by the coding sequence ATGCCCCACCGCATCCTGGTCATCCTCGGCCACCCCGCCACCACCAGCTTCTGCGCCGCCCTCGCCGATACCTACACCCGCAGCGCAAAAAGCGCCGGCCATGAGGTGCGCGTCCTACGCCTGGGCGAGCTGGATTTCGACCCGATCCTGCACAACGGCTACAGCCAGATCCAAGCCCTGGAACCCGACCTGCTCAGCGCCCAGGCCGACATCCTCTGGGCCACTCACCTGACCTTCGTGTTCCCGATCTGGTGGGGCGGCACCCCGGCGTTGTTGAAAGGTTTTATCGACCGCATTTTCCTACCCGGTTTTGCGTTCAAATACCGCTCGGGCAAGGCCTTCCCCGACAAGCTGTTAGCGGGCAGGACCGCACATTTGTTGGTGGCCCTGGACACGCCGCCATGGTATTACCGCTGGATCTATCGCATGCCGGGCGTCCATCAGATGCGCACGGCCACCCTGGCGTTTTGCGGCATCAAGCCGACCCAGACGTTGCTGTTCGGGCCGGTGTTGGGATCGACAACAGCACGACGGGAAAAATGGCTGAAACAAGCCAGCGCACTCGCAGGAAAAGGGAGTTTTCATGTACATCGGCAAAGCCGCGCAACTGTCAGGCACGACCATCAAGGCGATTCGTCACTATGA
- a CDS encoding type IV toxin-antitoxin system AbiEi family antitoxin, producing the protein MKINQLLADWPSGSVATQAWLHEHGVGPGLVRKYQLSGWVERVGHGAWKRKGDEIDWQGGVFALQQGTSVEVWPGGATALSLVGYSHYLTFGKPTVDLFGTPAAVLPGWFRKYPWNVNVSFNPGGLFAAMEDLALQVFQVPRSRFELKISTPERAILELIHQSANEVLFSSVVDVFAGLGALSPRRLQRLLESCNSVRVKRVFLLLARNSSHAWYRRIDLSSIDLGKGKRQIIRGGRLDKEFLITVPESFISGA; encoded by the coding sequence ATGAAAATAAACCAGTTGCTTGCTGACTGGCCGTCTGGTTCCGTCGCAACTCAGGCATGGCTTCATGAGCACGGCGTGGGGCCTGGCCTTGTGCGCAAATACCAACTCAGCGGGTGGGTGGAGCGTGTCGGTCATGGTGCGTGGAAACGAAAGGGCGACGAGATAGATTGGCAGGGCGGTGTATTCGCATTACAGCAAGGCACTTCGGTTGAGGTTTGGCCAGGAGGCGCGACTGCGTTGAGTTTGGTCGGATACAGCCATTACCTGACATTTGGAAAACCGACTGTCGATCTGTTCGGCACACCGGCTGCCGTCCTTCCAGGCTGGTTCCGTAAGTACCCTTGGAATGTCAACGTCAGCTTCAACCCGGGTGGGCTATTTGCCGCGATGGAAGACTTGGCGTTACAAGTTTTCCAGGTGCCTCGCAGCCGATTTGAGTTAAAAATCTCCACCCCGGAACGCGCAATACTTGAACTCATCCATCAAAGCGCCAATGAAGTGCTTTTCAGCAGTGTGGTCGATGTATTCGCTGGGTTGGGAGCCTTAAGCCCGAGACGCCTGCAACGCCTGCTTGAGTCGTGCAACTCCGTTCGAGTCAAACGTGTTTTTCTTCTGCTGGCACGAAACTCAAGTCACGCGTGGTATAGGCGTATAGATCTTTCCAGCATCGATCTAGGGAAGGGCAAGCGCCAAATCATCCGGGGTGGTCGACTCGATAAAGAGTTCCTTATCACCGTGCCGGAGAGCTTTATCAGTGGCGCTTGA
- a CDS encoding TonB-dependent siderophore receptor: MPYSQVTGFNYLPLAVALMAASLPLSYVQAATPTTNAASSQRLSFNIAAQSLTDALDQFAQQSGYQVLYDAAQANGLRSAELHGEHTPQQALAILTGGTHARYSQPNASSFVIDIPASASDTLQLAPVSISGKAPGSTTEGTGSYTTQSSSSSNRLNIALKETPQSVTVITQQRIADQKLSNLTDAMEATSGITVVREGQGADSDAYYSRGFAISNFEIDGVPTSSRMDNYTQNTAMYDRVEVVRGATGLISGMGQPSATINLIRKRPTATPQASISGEAGSWDRYGTSVDVSGPLTDAGNIRGRMVLDYKNQHSWVDRYKQDTNLVYGISEFDLSDSTLLTLGFSYQTVHTNAPPRSGFPLFDSAGGRTDFKRSYNTATDWSFYDHQQTSYFASLEQQFDNGWSAKLDFTRTENKYDSAIDFLSGNPDPATGLGGLVIPNKFQGNPKQNAIDAYVTGPFEFLGREHELIAGMQLSQIRNTNAPDYGGWMRAWTGYDGTIGPIYDWDGSAPKPDFEKKGKEDFKENQYSAYLTSRWHLNDATSLILGGRLINWKQTDDVSYTAAGYDDIHLDREENGVFIPYGGLVYDLSERWSVYGSYTKIFSPQSDQTVSGSYLAPLEGTGYELGIKGSFNDDTLNTSLALFRLEQDNLSQPDGNKLTPTLFQAYKAVQGTTTQGVELELNGELAPGWNAAGGYTYSVSTDADDQRIATQIPRHSVKLFTTYRLSGPLDKLTVGGGFNWQSKTGFDLSYYTQESYAVANLMARYEITPNLSASVNLNNVFDKEYFTTTSAGVYGAPRNVMTGFKYDF, from the coding sequence ATGCCGTATTCACAGGTCACGGGGTTCAACTACTTACCGCTGGCGGTCGCTTTGATGGCGGCCAGCTTGCCACTGTCCTACGTCCAGGCGGCCACGCCGACGACAAACGCGGCGAGCAGCCAACGTTTAAGTTTCAATATCGCCGCGCAATCGCTCACCGACGCGCTGGACCAGTTCGCGCAGCAAAGCGGCTACCAAGTGCTGTACGACGCGGCACAAGCCAATGGCCTGCGTTCCGCTGAACTGCACGGCGAACATACCCCACAGCAAGCGCTGGCCATCCTCACCGGCGGCACCCACGCCCGCTACAGCCAGCCGAACGCCAGCAGTTTTGTAATCGATATCCCGGCCAGTGCGAGCGACACCCTGCAATTGGCGCCAGTGAGCATCTCCGGCAAGGCGCCCGGTTCCACCACCGAAGGTACCGGTTCCTACACCACGCAGTCGTCCAGCAGCTCCAACCGTTTGAACATCGCGCTCAAGGAAACCCCGCAGTCCGTCACGGTGATCACCCAGCAGCGCATCGCCGACCAGAAACTCTCGAACCTGACGGACGCCATGGAGGCCACCTCCGGCATCACCGTGGTACGCGAAGGCCAGGGCGCGGACTCCGACGCCTATTACTCGCGCGGTTTCGCCATCAGCAACTTCGAGATCGACGGCGTGCCGACCTCGTCGCGCATGGACAACTACACCCAGAACACCGCCATGTACGACCGCGTCGAAGTGGTGCGCGGCGCCACCGGCCTGATCAGCGGCATGGGCCAACCGTCGGCCACCATCAACTTGATCCGCAAGCGACCCACCGCCACGCCCCAGGCCAGCATCAGCGGCGAAGCCGGCAGTTGGGACCGCTACGGCACCTCGGTGGACGTCTCCGGGCCGCTCACCGACGCCGGCAATATCCGTGGGCGCATGGTGCTGGACTACAAGAACCAACACTCTTGGGTCGATCGTTATAAACAGGACACCAACCTCGTCTACGGCATCAGCGAATTCGACCTCAGCGACAGCACCCTGCTGACCCTGGGTTTCAGCTACCAGACCGTGCACACCAACGCGCCGCCGCGTAGCGGTTTCCCCCTGTTCGACAGCGCTGGCGGGCGTACGGATTTCAAACGGTCCTACAACACCGCCACCGATTGGTCGTTCTACGATCACCAGCAGACCAGCTACTTCGCGTCCCTGGAGCAGCAGTTCGATAACGGTTGGAGCGCCAAGCTCGACTTCACCCGCACCGAAAACAAATACGATTCGGCCATCGACTTTCTCTCCGGCAACCCCGACCCGGCCACCGGCCTGGGCGGCCTGGTGATCCCCAACAAGTTTCAGGGCAACCCCAAGCAGAACGCGATAGACGCCTATGTCACCGGCCCGTTCGAATTCCTCGGGCGTGAGCATGAATTGATCGCCGGGATGCAGCTGTCGCAAATCCGCAATACCAACGCGCCGGACTACGGCGGCTGGATGCGCGCCTGGACCGGCTACGACGGCACCATCGGGCCGATCTACGACTGGGACGGCAGCGCGCCCAAGCCCGACTTCGAGAAAAAGGGCAAAGAGGACTTCAAGGAAAACCAGTACTCGGCCTACCTCACCTCGCGCTGGCACCTCAATGACGCCACCAGCCTGATCCTCGGCGGGCGCCTGATCAACTGGAAGCAGACTGACGACGTTTCCTACACCGCCGCAGGCTACGACGACATCCACCTCGACCGCGAAGAGAACGGCGTGTTCATCCCCTATGGCGGCCTGGTCTACGACCTCAGCGAACGCTGGTCGGTGTACGGCAGCTACACCAAGATCTTCAGCCCGCAAAGCGACCAGACCGTCAGCGGCTCCTACCTGGCGCCGCTGGAAGGCACCGGCTATGAGTTGGGCATCAAGGGCAGCTTCAATGACGACACGCTGAACACCAGCCTGGCGTTGTTCCGCCTGGAGCAGGACAACCTCTCACAGCCCGACGGCAACAAGCTGACGCCCACACTGTTCCAGGCCTACAAAGCCGTGCAAGGCACCACCACCCAGGGCGTGGAGCTGGAACTCAACGGCGAACTGGCCCCGGGCTGGAACGCCGCCGGCGGCTACACCTACAGCGTCAGCACCGACGCCGATGACCAACGCATCGCCACGCAAATCCCCCGCCACAGCGTGAAGCTGTTCACCACCTACCGCCTGTCCGGCCCGCTGGACAAACTGACCGTCGGCGGCGGCTTCAACTGGCAGAGCAAAACCGGCTTCGACCTGAGCTACTACACGCAGGAAAGCTACGCCGTGGCCAACCTGATGGCGCGCTACGAAATCACGCCAAACCTGTCGGCGTCGGTGAACCTCAACAATGTGTTCGACAAGGAGTACTTCACCACCACCAGCGCCGGGGTTTATGGGGCGCCGCGGAATGTGATGACGGGGTTCAAGTACGATTTCTGA
- a CDS encoding MerR family transcriptional regulator encodes MYIGKAAQLSGTTIKAIRHYEAIGLLPPPRREGQYRVYSEQSVELLMFIKCAQQLGFKLKELQEILHGDPGNALAQQRAAQAIAQKKHELITQIEAQQKVLAGLLAFEASLDGAQGQCQFERLVETGRPSRS; translated from the coding sequence ATGTACATCGGCAAAGCCGCGCAACTGTCAGGCACGACCATCAAGGCGATTCGTCACTATGAGGCGATTGGCCTGTTGCCGCCGCCCCGACGGGAGGGCCAGTACCGGGTCTATTCCGAGCAGAGTGTCGAGCTGCTGATGTTTATCAAGTGCGCGCAACAGCTGGGATTCAAGCTCAAGGAGTTGCAGGAAATCCTCCACGGCGACCCCGGCAATGCGTTGGCGCAGCAGCGCGCAGCGCAGGCGATTGCGCAGAAAAAACACGAGCTGATCACGCAGATTGAAGCCCAGCAAAAGGTGCTTGCCGGCTTGCTGGCCTTTGAGGCCAGCCTGGACGGTGCGCAAGGGCAGTGCCAGTTTGAACGCCTGGTTGAAACTGGCCGCCCGTCACGGTCTTAG
- the ycaC gene encoding isochorismate family cysteine hydrolase YcaC, with translation MSTPTYNRLNKDDAIVLLVDHQTGLISLVQDFSPNEFKNNVLALADLAKFFDLPTILTTSFEQGPNGPLVPELKEMFPDAPYIARPGQINAWDNEDFVKAIKATGRKQIIIAGVVTDVCVAFPTLSALAEGFEVFVVTDASGTFNTTVQQAAWSRMTQAGAQLMNWFSVACELHRDWRNDIEGLGNLLSQRIPNYRNLMNGYSALTARKD, from the coding sequence ATGAGCACGCCAACCTACAACCGCTTGAACAAAGACGACGCCATCGTACTGCTGGTCGATCACCAGACCGGCCTGATTTCCCTGGTGCAAGACTTCTCGCCCAACGAGTTCAAGAACAACGTGCTCGCCCTGGCAGACCTGGCCAAGTTCTTCGACCTGCCGACCATCCTCACCACCAGCTTCGAACAGGGCCCCAACGGCCCGCTGGTGCCGGAGCTGAAAGAGATGTTCCCGGACGCGCCGTACATCGCCCGCCCTGGCCAGATCAACGCCTGGGACAACGAAGACTTCGTCAAGGCGATCAAGGCCACCGGCCGCAAGCAGATCATCATTGCCGGTGTGGTCACCGATGTGTGCGTCGCGTTCCCGACCCTGTCGGCACTGGCGGAGGGTTTTGAGGTATTTGTGGTCACCGATGCGTCGGGCACGTTCAACACCACCGTGCAGCAGGCCGCATGGAGCCGCATGACCCAGGCCGGCGCGCAGCTGATGAACTGGTTCTCGGTGGCCTGTGAGCTGCACCGCGACTGGCGCAACGATATCGAAGGTTTGGGGAACCTGCTGTCCCAGCGCATCCCGAACTACCGCAACTTGATGAATGGTTACTCGGCGCTGACGGCGCGCAAGGACTAA
- a CDS encoding Fic family protein → MDHPFWVWQHADWPHFHWQPGRLAVLLRECGQAQGKLLGMLGSVSQAVNAQNELDALLQNILTSSAIEGEQLNVGSVRSSLARRLGLEPVKDARVSRRSEGLAELMLDATQQFAQPFTLARLLNWHHLLFPTPEAGFAARALNIGALRGDEPMQVVSGRLDRPTVHFEAPPRKGLEHALDEFLQWFETSRDQPELDPLVRAGVAHFWFVTLHPFDDGNGRLTRAITDLALAQGEHQAIRFYAMSASILEDRAGYYQALESSQKATLDITDWLEWFFKTLLRSVQQAMAQIDRVLDNSRFWQQHRDLVLSAEQIKVLNRLLDGGEKGFEQGISAAQYQAVAKVSKATATRHLADLLEKNCLVRLPGGGRSTRYQINALGD, encoded by the coding sequence ATGGACCACCCCTTCTGGGTCTGGCAACACGCCGACTGGCCGCACTTCCACTGGCAACCGGGTCGCCTGGCGGTCTTGTTGCGCGAGTGCGGGCAAGCCCAAGGCAAGCTGCTGGGCATGCTCGGCAGCGTCAGCCAGGCGGTCAACGCGCAGAATGAACTGGATGCGTTGCTGCAAAATATCCTGACCTCTTCGGCAATCGAGGGGGAACAGTTGAATGTGGGCTCGGTACGCTCGTCCCTGGCGCGACGTCTGGGTTTGGAGCCGGTGAAGGACGCCCGCGTCAGCCGCCGCAGCGAAGGCCTGGCGGAGCTGATGCTGGATGCCACACAACAATTCGCCCAACCCTTTACCCTCGCCCGCCTTTTGAATTGGCATCATTTGTTGTTCCCGACGCCTGAAGCCGGTTTTGCTGCGCGTGCGCTGAATATCGGCGCATTGCGCGGGGATGAGCCGATGCAGGTGGTGTCGGGCCGGCTTGATCGACCGACGGTGCATTTCGAGGCGCCGCCGCGCAAAGGCCTGGAACACGCGCTGGATGAGTTCCTGCAATGGTTCGAAACCAGCCGCGACCAACCGGAGCTTGATCCACTCGTCCGCGCCGGCGTCGCGCATTTCTGGTTTGTCACGCTGCACCCGTTCGACGACGGCAATGGTCGCCTGACCCGCGCCATCACTGACCTGGCATTGGCCCAGGGCGAGCACCAGGCCATTCGTTTTTATGCCATGTCGGCCAGCATCCTTGAGGACCGCGCGGGTTATTACCAGGCGCTGGAGTCGAGCCAAAAAGCCACGCTGGATATCACCGACTGGCTCGAATGGTTCTTCAAGACCTTGCTGCGCAGCGTGCAACAGGCCATGGCGCAGATTGACCGGGTGCTCGACAACAGCCGGTTCTGGCAGCAGCACCGTGACCTCGTGCTGTCTGCCGAACAGATCAAGGTGCTCAACCGCTTGCTGGACGGCGGGGAAAAGGGCTTTGAACAGGGTATCAGCGCCGCCCAGTACCAGGCCGTGGCCAAGGTGTCGAAGGCGACCGCCACGCGTCACCTGGCTGATCTGCTGGAGAAAAACTGCCTGGTGCGATTGCCCGGCGGAGGCCGTAGTACGCGTTATCAAATCAATGCCTTGGGCGATTGA
- a CDS encoding exodeoxyribonuclease VII small subunit, translating to MARKKVALDFEQSLADLQTLVERLENGELSLEDSLTAFEQGIGLTRDCQSALAQAEQKVQVLLERDGELAEEPFDAEQPE from the coding sequence ATGGCCCGCAAAAAAGTTGCACTCGATTTCGAACAATCCCTCGCCGACCTGCAAACCCTGGTCGAGCGTCTGGAGAACGGCGAGTTGTCGCTGGAAGACTCGTTGACAGCGTTTGAGCAAGGCATCGGCCTGACCCGCGACTGCCAGAGCGCCTTGGCGCAGGCGGAGCAGAAGGTCCAGGTGCTGCTGGAACGTGACGGGGAGTTGGCCGAAGAACCTTTCGATGCGGAACAGCCGGAATGA
- a CDS encoding FecR family protein yields the protein MNNHPAPSPSERDQQALDWWTCLRSENVSAEQRNAYALWRADPLNANAYQNVEMLWRLLEQPAHAVRRSERRRPLPRRTLYAAAACVLLAFATLMLMTPPLNTWGSDYATATGQQQDIALADGSQVHLDSDSAVDISLNNDERRVHLLRGRAFFDVSHDGRPFVVQTGNARVRVLGTAFAVSHGTAEDEVTLLRGRVEVMGGGQHQVLQPGEQLKVIEGQVQAPQTVDAERLLAWRDGQLRVRNTPLREVLEELMRYQGGRVIWLDEQVGQRPISASFNLKQIDSALDALISTQKLRTTALTRRVLIVRG from the coding sequence ATGAATAATCACCCTGCACCCTCGCCGTCCGAACGTGATCAGCAAGCGCTGGATTGGTGGACGTGCCTGCGCAGCGAAAACGTCAGCGCCGAGCAGCGCAATGCGTACGCGCTGTGGCGTGCGGACCCGCTGAATGCCAATGCCTACCAGAATGTGGAAATGCTCTGGCGCCTGCTGGAGCAACCGGCCCACGCAGTACGACGCAGCGAACGACGCCGGCCGCTGCCACGACGCACGCTGTATGCCGCCGCTGCCTGCGTGTTGCTGGCCTTCGCCACGCTGATGCTGATGACCCCGCCGCTGAATACCTGGGGCAGTGATTACGCCACGGCCACCGGGCAGCAGCAGGACATCGCCCTGGCCGACGGCTCGCAGGTGCACCTGGACAGTGACAGCGCCGTCGATATCAGCCTCAACAATGATGAACGCCGCGTGCACCTGTTGCGCGGGCGGGCGTTCTTCGACGTGAGCCACGATGGCCGGCCGTTCGTGGTGCAAACCGGCAATGCGCGAGTGCGCGTGCTGGGCACGGCGTTTGCCGTCAGCCATGGCACGGCCGAAGACGAAGTCACGCTGCTGCGCGGCCGCGTCGAAGTGATGGGCGGCGGGCAACATCAGGTGCTGCAACCGGGCGAACAACTCAAGGTCATCGAGGGCCAGGTACAAGCGCCGCAAACCGTCGATGCCGAGCGCCTGCTGGCCTGGCGCGACGGCCAACTGCGCGTGCGCAATACACCGTTGCGCGAGGTGCTGGAGGAGTTGATGCGCTATCAGGGCGGCCGGGTGATATGGCTCGACGAGCAGGTCGGTCAGCGCCCCATCAGCGCCAGCTTCAACTTGAAACAGATCGACAGCGCCCTCGACGCGTTGATCAGCACCCAAAAATTGCGTACCACCGCACTCACCCGTCGCGTGCTGATCGTGCGCGGTTGA
- a CDS encoding nucleotidyl transferase AbiEii/AbiGii toxin family protein, which produces MALDARYIAQVRLLVQVIPYIAAERCFALKGGTAINLFVRDLPRLSVDIDLAYLPSSNRQQALTDVRQALRRIADAVGRGLPQVVTSVQANRDNELRVLIRSPQAQIKVEVSPVIRGTVHAPQERDVVALVEDDFGFASIAVVALPDLYGGKICAALDRQHPRDLFDVMLMLREEGLTREIFEGFLVYLISHRRPISELLIPRWKPFTELFQAEFAGMTREPVTLEQVAATRQALLAAMRQQFCEQDAAFLLSLKRAEPDWTLLGLTGVDQLPAVQWKLRNIAEMSVAKRDEAFAKLDRVVGQILGAQAF; this is translated from the coding sequence GTGGCGCTTGATGCTCGTTATATCGCTCAGGTTCGTTTGTTAGTGCAGGTCATCCCTTACATTGCGGCGGAGCGATGTTTTGCGCTTAAAGGTGGAACGGCCATCAATCTGTTTGTACGTGACCTGCCTCGTCTATCCGTGGATATCGATTTGGCGTATTTGCCCAGTTCGAATCGCCAGCAGGCGTTGACCGACGTTCGCCAGGCGCTTCGACGCATTGCTGACGCAGTTGGGCGAGGCTTGCCTCAGGTAGTTACCTCTGTTCAAGCGAACCGAGACAATGAGTTACGGGTTCTAATCAGAAGCCCGCAGGCACAAATCAAGGTTGAAGTTTCGCCAGTGATTCGCGGCACTGTTCATGCCCCTCAAGAGCGTGATGTGGTGGCATTGGTTGAAGACGATTTTGGGTTTGCCTCCATCGCGGTAGTCGCCTTGCCCGATCTATATGGTGGGAAAATCTGCGCTGCGCTGGACCGGCAGCATCCCAGAGACCTCTTTGACGTGATGTTGATGCTGCGTGAGGAAGGTTTGACGCGTGAGATCTTTGAGGGCTTTCTGGTGTACTTGATCAGTCATCGACGCCCCATAAGTGAACTGCTTATTCCACGATGGAAGCCTTTCACGGAGTTGTTCCAGGCTGAGTTCGCAGGCATGACTCGCGAACCTGTCACGCTTGAGCAAGTGGCGGCAACCAGGCAGGCGTTGCTGGCAGCAATGCGACAACAGTTCTGTGAACAAGACGCTGCCTTTTTGCTCTCGCTCAAACGCGCCGAACCGGATTGGACGTTGCTAGGCCTGACGGGGGTTGACCAACTGCCGGCTGTGCAATGGAAGCTGCGTAATATCGCAGAGATGTCAGTTGCCAAGAGGGATGAGGCATTCGCGAAACTGGATCGTGTGGTTGGCCAGATACTGGGTGCGCAGGCTTTTTGA
- the ispA gene encoding (2E,6E)-farnesyl diphosphate synthase, with amino-acid sequence MIDAYQASSQARVNAALEPLFVAPSPELKRLYEAMRYSVMNGGKRVRPLLAYAACEALGAPAEQANGAACAVELIHAYSLVHDDLPAMDDDDLRRGQPTTHKAFDEACAILAGDGLQSLAFSALLDPALSSVNAEIRLRMVTALAVAAGPAGMVGGQAIDLGSVGQKLDQQALEYMHRHKTGALIEAAVHLGALASGRADAEQLAALNTYSRAIGLAFQVQDDILDVESDTATLGKRQGADIARDKPTYPALLGLAAAKAYALELRDLALAALRPFDAAAEPLRDLARYIVERRH; translated from the coding sequence ATGATCGACGCGTATCAGGCCAGTAGCCAAGCCCGGGTCAATGCGGCGCTGGAGCCCTTGTTTGTTGCGCCAAGTCCCGAACTCAAGCGGCTGTATGAAGCCATGCGCTACAGCGTGATGAATGGCGGCAAGCGTGTGCGCCCGTTGCTGGCGTATGCCGCGTGCGAAGCCCTCGGCGCACCGGCCGAGCAGGCCAATGGCGCGGCCTGTGCGGTGGAGTTGATCCACGCCTACTCCCTGGTACACGACGATTTGCCGGCCATGGACGACGACGACCTGCGTCGCGGCCAGCCGACCACCCACAAGGCCTTTGACGAAGCCTGTGCGATTCTCGCCGGTGACGGCCTGCAAAGCCTGGCGTTCAGCGCCCTGCTGGACCCTGCGCTGAGCAGCGTCAACGCCGAGATCCGCTTGCGCATGGTCACCGCCCTGGCCGTCGCCGCGGGCCCTGCCGGGATGGTCGGTGGTCAAGCCATCGACCTTGGTTCGGTCGGCCAGAAGCTCGATCAACAGGCCCTGGAATACATGCACCGGCACAAGACCGGTGCACTGATCGAAGCCGCCGTGCACCTCGGCGCCCTGGCCAGTGGCCGCGCCGACGCCGAACAACTCGCGGCGCTGAACACCTATTCCCGCGCCATCGGCCTGGCGTTCCAGGTGCAGGACGACATCCTCGACGTCGAGAGTGACACCGCCACCCTCGGCAAACGCCAGGGCGCCGACATCGCACGGGACAAGCCGACGTATCCGGCACTGCTCGGGCTTGCAGCCGCGAAGGCCTATGCCCTGGAACTGCGCGACCTGGCCCTGGCCGCCCTGCGACCTTTCGACGCGGCGGCCGAGCCCCTGCGTGACCTGGCGCGGTATATCGTCGAACGCCGGCACTGA
- a CDS encoding RNA polymerase sigma factor — translation MSDDPGNRNLGPLYRRHRNELLAYLTRRVNCRETANDLLQDAFIRLMNSEVAKIGNVRAFLYRIANNLSIDHARRNRVRGIRDEQELQDLAGDADPQGSAIAGNTLEHLQRLIDGLPSPTREVFLLARVEQLSYKEIAIRLGLDARAVERHLNKAMAHCAAVLQGNESR, via the coding sequence ATGTCCGACGACCCCGGCAACCGCAACCTCGGCCCGCTCTATCGCCGTCACCGCAATGAACTGCTGGCCTACCTCACGCGCCGGGTGAACTGCCGCGAAACCGCCAACGACCTGCTGCAAGACGCGTTTATCCGCCTGATGAACAGCGAAGTCGCCAAGATCGGCAACGTGCGCGCCTTCCTCTACCGCATCGCCAACAACCTGAGCATCGACCACGCCCGCCGCAACCGCGTACGCGGCATTCGCGACGAGCAGGAACTGCAAGACCTGGCCGGTGACGCCGACCCACAAGGCAGTGCGATCGCCGGAAATACCCTGGAGCATTTGCAGCGCCTGATCGATGGGCTACCCTCGCCCACCCGTGAAGTGTTTCTGCTGGCCCGGGTCGAGCAACTGAGCTACAAGGAAATCGCCATTCGCCTGGGCCTGGATGCCCGTGCGGTCGAGCGGCATTTGAACAAGGCCATGGCCCATTGCGCGGCGGTCCTGCAAGGCAACGAGTCCCGATGA
- a CDS encoding HigA family addiction module antitoxin: MSVNEQHPGVLVRQECLERSGLSVTAGAEILGVSRQALSNLLTGKSGISPEMAIRLDLVFGGSAEKWLQRQLKFDLAEARKRTGVIKVRSRNLQPNAHI; encoded by the coding sequence ATGTCCGTGAATGAGCAACATCCCGGCGTACTGGTGCGGCAAGAGTGCCTTGAGCGTAGCGGCCTATCTGTGACTGCTGGAGCTGAAATCTTAGGGGTCAGCCGACAGGCGCTCTCCAATTTGTTAACTGGTAAATCCGGGATATCTCCAGAGATGGCCATCAGGCTTGACCTGGTGTTTGGTGGAAGTGCAGAAAAGTGGCTCCAGCGGCAATTGAAATTCGACCTAGCCGAAGCAAGGAAGCGCACCGGTGTCATTAAAGTTCGGTCCCGTAACTTACAACCGAACGCTCATATTTAG